The following proteins come from a genomic window of Nocardioides albertanoniae:
- a CDS encoding alanine racemase, with the protein MPLKLTVDTDRWRKHVQTFAEATPGLVPVAKGNGYGFTLRKLAHQTEWLTGLDAGVDTLAVGTYNEVWEVATRFSGSIYVLTPWRPYSPEINPEIADRVIHTISRPEDLPLLLERQPNARVILELVTSMRRHGMTPSALWPTATIAREHAQFEGITMHFGLDGGSLAEVRAQMDAVVGAEAKTVWVSHLSANEMAQLRASYGDITFRARVGTGLWLGDRGALDVTATVEDVHPLERGYSYGYRGRTALRAGHLVVASGGTAHGIGLEAPLGDTHLRSRAVAVARGGLDAMGQARSPYTLDGKTLWFAEPPHMQESMLMLPSGARVPEVGEELEVRVRYTATSFDEIVLES; encoded by the coding sequence ATGCCATTGAAGCTGACTGTCGACACCGACCGCTGGCGCAAGCACGTCCAGACCTTCGCCGAGGCTACCCCCGGGCTGGTCCCGGTGGCCAAGGGCAACGGCTACGGCTTCACGCTGCGCAAGCTCGCCCACCAGACCGAGTGGCTCACCGGCCTCGACGCCGGCGTCGACACGCTCGCCGTGGGCACCTACAACGAGGTCTGGGAGGTCGCCACCAGGTTCAGCGGGTCGATCTACGTGCTGACCCCGTGGCGGCCCTACTCCCCCGAGATCAACCCGGAGATCGCCGATCGGGTGATCCACACGATCAGCCGCCCCGAAGATCTGCCGCTGCTGCTCGAGCGCCAGCCCAACGCGCGAGTGATCCTCGAGCTGGTCACCTCGATGCGCCGTCACGGGATGACGCCGAGCGCCCTGTGGCCGACCGCCACCATCGCCCGTGAGCACGCCCAGTTCGAGGGCATCACGATGCACTTCGGGCTCGACGGCGGTTCGCTGGCCGAGGTGCGCGCGCAGATGGACGCCGTCGTCGGGGCCGAGGCCAAGACGGTGTGGGTCTCCCACCTGAGCGCCAACGAGATGGCCCAGCTGCGCGCCTCGTACGGTGACATCACCTTCCGCGCCCGCGTCGGCACCGGCCTGTGGCTCGGTGACCGCGGCGCGCTCGACGTCACCGCGACCGTCGAGGACGTGCACCCGCTGGAGCGCGGCTACTCCTACGGCTACCGAGGCCGTACGGCACTGCGCGCCGGCCACCTGGTGGTCGCCTCCGGCGGCACCGCCCACGGCATCGGCCTCGAGGCACCGCTGGGCGACACCCATCTGCGCTCGCGCGCGGTCGCGGTCGCCCGTGGTGGTCTCGACGCCATGGGGCAGGCCCGCTCGCCCTACACGCTCGACGGCAAGACGCTCTGGTTCGCCGAGCCGCCGCACATGCAGGAGTCGATGCTCATGCTTCCCTCCGGCGCTCGGGTGCCCGAGGTGGGCGAGGAGCTCGAGGTGCGGGTGCGCTACACCGCGACCTCGTTCGACGAGATCGTCTTGGAGTCCTGA
- a CDS encoding lipid II:glycine glycyltransferase FemX: MSLTVRPITAAEHLAFIEKQPSVSFLQTPSWARVKTEWRSESIGWFDSTLGGALVGAALVLHRPVPKLERYTLAYLPEGPSIDWSGDLEPWLAPLATYLKKNRAFGIRIGPRVTTATWSAAQVKDGIADDTVQRLNQLTPTHRDATGARVVSQLRAAGWKPQSPEDGFGAGQPQYNFVIPLAHDDGTPKTEDEVLKGMNQLWRRNIKKSAKMGVEVSVATPSKPAGGEFDADLSAFHDLYVHTAERDHFTPRRRDYFKTMFAAMSAEDPDRIKLFIARHEGDVVAATIMVRVGQYAWYSYGASSTEKRDVRGSNALQWAMIQDALAAGATSYDLRGITPTLSADDSHVGLIQFKVGTGGEAVEYAGEWDLPLNKAIYTAFDLYMKRR; encoded by the coding sequence GTGAGTCTCACCGTGCGCCCCATCACCGCTGCGGAGCATCTCGCTTTCATCGAGAAGCAGCCCAGCGTGAGCTTCCTCCAGACGCCTTCCTGGGCACGGGTCAAGACCGAGTGGCGCTCGGAGTCGATCGGCTGGTTCGACAGCACTCTCGGCGGCGCGCTCGTCGGTGCCGCGCTGGTGCTGCACCGGCCGGTGCCCAAGCTGGAGCGCTACACGCTGGCCTACCTGCCGGAGGGCCCGAGCATCGACTGGTCGGGTGACCTCGAGCCGTGGCTGGCCCCGCTGGCGACCTACCTGAAGAAGAACCGCGCGTTCGGCATCCGCATCGGGCCCCGGGTCACCACCGCGACCTGGAGCGCTGCGCAGGTCAAGGACGGCATCGCCGACGACACCGTGCAGCGGCTCAACCAGCTCACGCCGACCCACCGCGACGCCACCGGCGCCCGCGTGGTCTCGCAGCTGCGGGCAGCGGGCTGGAAGCCGCAGAGCCCCGAGGACGGCTTCGGCGCCGGGCAGCCGCAATACAACTTCGTCATCCCGCTGGCCCACGACGACGGCACCCCGAAGACCGAGGACGAAGTGCTCAAGGGGATGAACCAGCTCTGGCGCCGCAACATCAAGAAGTCGGCCAAGATGGGCGTCGAGGTCTCGGTCGCGACGCCGTCTAAGCCCGCCGGAGGCGAGTTCGACGCCGACCTGAGCGCGTTCCACGACCTCTACGTCCACACCGCCGAGCGTGACCACTTCACCCCGCGACGCCGCGACTACTTCAAGACCATGTTCGCGGCGATGTCGGCCGAGGATCCCGACCGCATCAAGCTCTTCATCGCCCGTCACGAGGGCGACGTGGTGGCCGCCACGATCATGGTGCGCGTCGGGCAGTACGCCTGGTACTCCTACGGCGCCTCCTCGACCGAGAAGCGGGACGTACGCGGCTCCAACGCCCTCCAGTGGGCGATGATCCAGGACGCGCTGGCTGCCGGCGCGACCAGCTACGACCTGCGCGGCATCACCCCGACGCTCTCCGCCGACGACTCCCACGTGGGGCTGATCCAGTTCAAGGTCGGCACCGGTGGCGAGGCCGTGGAGTACGCCGGTGAGTGGGACCTGCCGCTCAACAAGGCCATCTACACGGCCTTCGATCTCTACATGAAGAGGCGCTGA
- a CDS encoding RNA polymerase sigma factor: MTRVRRGVGHTDAPATVWSRATADFDRWLSGDSAALDELVATMTPVLWQIARSYRLTQEQAEDVVQTTWLSFVRKHSSILDTAAVGAWLTLTTRREAWRVAKRSGRDVPVDDEALESRVPTQRSAESLVVEGDRNSRVWAAVESLPERCRRLLRVVAFDHRPDYSGLAEELGMPIGSIGPTRGRCLGKLRDALLDEGEVS; the protein is encoded by the coding sequence GTGACACGGGTACGCCGGGGGGTTGGCCACACAGATGCTCCGGCGACCGTTTGGTCCCGGGCCACCGCCGACTTCGATCGCTGGCTGAGCGGCGACTCCGCCGCACTCGACGAGCTCGTCGCCACCATGACCCCGGTCCTGTGGCAGATCGCCCGCTCCTACCGGCTCACCCAGGAGCAGGCCGAGGACGTCGTCCAGACCACCTGGCTCTCGTTCGTACGCAAGCACTCCTCGATCCTCGACACCGCAGCCGTCGGCGCCTGGCTCACGCTCACCACGCGCCGTGAGGCCTGGCGGGTCGCGAAGCGATCCGGGCGCGACGTACCGGTCGACGACGAGGCGCTCGAGTCACGGGTGCCGACGCAGCGCTCGGCGGAGTCGTTGGTCGTCGAGGGCGACCGCAACTCGCGCGTCTGGGCGGCCGTCGAGAGCCTGCCCGAGCGGTGTCGTCGGCTGCTGCGGGTGGTCGCCTTCGACCACCGGCCCGACTACTCCGGCTTGGCCGAAGAGCTCGGCATGCCCATCGGCAGCATCGGCCCCACCCGCGGCCGCTGTCTCGGGAAGCTGCGGGATGCGCTGCTCGACGAAGGGGAGGTGTCGTGA
- a CDS encoding S8/S53 family peptidase: MVHRPTRKEREPLLSVAHGSTASRILDPTNAVAVDGVSARSTIYSSAVLLISKSVDFDDTFKRIEKAAKGLGWRAIAEDEPECAVGLRFGVRRVRLGVRPGKAAQAPDAWTVLQYLRAEGRGNARGVSLEHVLVPDPHNEPNPHNEPNPHNEPNPHNEPNPHNEPNPSYGYDPLGTGGRRPVAFVGAAPRRLVDEELNGRDRPVVAVLDTGCGPHPWLDFVQRDVRLGDHPIGWPAGVPSSEIDGDQVGPLDGLIDPVAGHGTFIAGLIHQACPDAEILSWRIVPPDGPIAETDWVTALAQVAELMHLYRAGDPRGRRIDVLSLSMGYYHETPEDQMFDGTLYPILADLSANGTLVVCSAGNDATSRPMFPAAFAPWSDGNGPVSLTADTLPIVSVGALNPNGETDALFSNSGPWVRAYERGAGVVSTFPLTFQGGYQASIATEFNGRSRSSIDPDDFTGGFGTWNGTSFAAPLLAGRIAQLLFEGGRPSDVRQDFKRMWTALEELTSFRQGAEAH, translated from the coding sequence ATGGTTCATCGCCCCACCAGAAAAGAGCGCGAGCCGCTGCTGTCGGTCGCGCACGGCTCCACCGCCTCGCGCATTCTCGACCCGACCAACGCCGTCGCCGTCGACGGCGTCTCGGCCCGCTCGACGATCTACTCGTCCGCCGTTCTGCTGATCTCCAAGTCGGTCGACTTCGACGACACCTTCAAGCGCATCGAGAAGGCCGCCAAGGGTCTTGGGTGGCGCGCCATCGCCGAAGACGAGCCGGAGTGCGCCGTCGGGTTGCGGTTCGGCGTACGTCGCGTGCGGCTCGGGGTTCGGCCGGGCAAGGCGGCTCAGGCCCCTGACGCGTGGACGGTGCTGCAATATCTGCGCGCTGAGGGCCGTGGCAATGCGCGGGGGGTGAGTTTGGAGCACGTGCTCGTTCCTGATCCGCATAACGAGCCGAACCCGCATAACGAGCCGAACCCGCACAACGAGCCGAACCCGCACAACGAACCCAACCCGCACAACGAACCCAACCCGAGTTATGGGTACGACCCCCTCGGCACGGGCGGCCGGCGGCCTGTGGCCTTTGTCGGCGCCGCGCCGCGACGTCTGGTTGACGAAGAGCTGAACGGTCGAGATCGCCCGGTCGTTGCCGTTCTCGATACCGGCTGTGGCCCGCATCCCTGGCTGGACTTCGTTCAACGTGATGTACGCCTTGGCGACCACCCCATCGGGTGGCCGGCAGGCGTGCCCAGCTCGGAGATCGATGGTGACCAGGTTGGTCCTCTGGACGGGCTGATCGACCCAGTTGCCGGACATGGCACATTCATTGCGGGCCTGATTCATCAGGCATGTCCTGACGCCGAGATCCTTTCATGGCGAATCGTGCCGCCTGACGGCCCGATCGCTGAGACCGATTGGGTCACCGCATTGGCGCAGGTCGCTGAGCTGATGCACTTGTATCGCGCGGGCGATCCTCGCGGTCGGCGGATCGACGTCCTGAGCCTCTCCATGGGCTATTACCACGAGACGCCGGAAGACCAGATGTTCGACGGCACGCTTTACCCGATCTTGGCGGACCTGTCTGCGAACGGCACGCTCGTCGTCTGTTCGGCGGGTAACGATGCGACGTCACGTCCCATGTTCCCGGCCGCTTTCGCGCCATGGAGTGACGGGAACGGCCCGGTCTCGCTAACCGCCGACACTCTTCCAATCGTCTCTGTGGGTGCACTCAATCCGAATGGTGAAACCGACGCTCTCTTCAGTAACTCCGGCCCATGGGTTAGAGCGTACGAACGCGGCGCCGGCGTCGTCAGCACCTTTCCACTCACGTTTCAAGGTGGGTATCAAGCATCCATCGCGACCGAGTTCAACGGCAGGTCTCGTTCGTCGATAGACCCTGATGATTTCACCGGTGGGTTCGGCACATGGAACGGGACCTCATTTGCCGCCCCGCTGCTTGCGGGACGTATTGCGCAACTCCTCTTCGAAGGTGGTCGTCCGAGCGACGTGCGGCAGGACTTCAAGAGGATGTGGACGGCTCTCGAGGAGTTGACCTCCTTCAGGCAAGGCGCCGAAGCTCACTGA
- a CDS encoding CHAT domain-containing protein: MRAVCDADRAEVLMAAGLTRQGGEMLRQAAEAYGSKGQRQRQGEAELVLASHLVATDPAEAERVARSALGWFEEARAPGLALRARAVAFEAAVIAGADPSEDGEALAGPLEEQGLSWPAVRVRIQARLARIRSAGNAGLPTRRASGRVIGPVPPDAPIDVRLLEREHRAELAVVAGRPVAGLRELRAGLDDFHLWQSSFGSLDLQTNVTGHGRTLAKRGLELAVESGETEVLFEWSERARMLASRVQPVRPPSDPQLVADLAELRSEVTPERETELREQIRQRAWRVKGSGQVSEPISLADLRERIGEHALVAYVMAAGRLVAIVVTADGATRIDLGDQAALRSLLGGLLPDLDVAASDLPGALGAAVRGDLAARLQRLAELLVAPILEQVGDRAVVLTPSAVLAAVPWTLLPGFTGRPVTVAQSATAWLARADTPLRTASAGFVAGPRVMRAADEVAQSATAWSDAHTLTGADATATAVSTLAAEVDVLHLAAHGHHSADNPLFSGLELADGTWFGYDIDGLAAVPDVVLLSACEVGRSNVRWGEELIGLVSAWLHAGARAVIASPAVVADEAAYDVFSRLHGALAKGLAPAEALAESLPAATADAPPAPFVCFS, translated from the coding sequence GTGAGGGCGGTCTGTGACGCCGACAGGGCCGAGGTGCTGATGGCGGCGGGTTTGACGCGGCAGGGCGGCGAGATGCTGCGGCAGGCGGCTGAGGCGTACGGATCGAAGGGGCAGCGGCAGCGGCAGGGGGAGGCCGAGCTGGTGCTGGCCTCACACCTGGTCGCGACGGACCCGGCGGAGGCGGAGCGGGTGGCGCGGTCGGCGCTGGGCTGGTTCGAGGAGGCGCGGGCGCCGGGGCTGGCGCTGCGGGCGCGGGCGGTGGCGTTCGAGGCGGCGGTGATCGCGGGTGCCGATCCGAGCGAGGACGGCGAGGCGCTGGCGGGGCCGCTCGAGGAGCAGGGTCTGAGCTGGCCGGCCGTGCGGGTGCGCATCCAGGCCAGGCTCGCGCGCATCCGCTCGGCGGGCAACGCCGGCCTGCCGACGAGGCGGGCGAGCGGCAGGGTCATCGGTCCGGTGCCACCCGATGCGCCCATCGATGTTCGCCTGCTGGAGCGGGAGCACCGGGCCGAGCTCGCGGTCGTCGCGGGCCGTCCGGTGGCGGGGCTCCGTGAGCTCAGAGCCGGTCTCGACGACTTCCATCTGTGGCAGAGCTCGTTCGGCAGTCTCGACCTGCAGACGAATGTGACCGGTCACGGCCGCACGCTGGCGAAGCGTGGCCTGGAGCTTGCCGTCGAGTCCGGCGAGACCGAGGTGCTCTTCGAGTGGTCCGAACGGGCCCGGATGCTGGCCTCGCGGGTGCAGCCGGTGCGGCCCCCGTCCGATCCGCAGCTCGTTGCCGACCTGGCCGAGCTCCGCAGCGAGGTCACTCCCGAGCGGGAGACCGAGCTGCGCGAGCAGATCCGGCAGCGCGCCTGGCGGGTCAAGGGATCTGGCCAGGTGTCTGAGCCGATCTCCCTGGCTGACCTGCGCGAACGCATCGGTGAGCATGCCCTCGTCGCCTACGTCATGGCCGCCGGACGCCTGGTCGCGATCGTGGTGACCGCGGACGGCGCCACCCGGATCGACCTCGGCGACCAGGCCGCGCTGAGGTCTCTCCTGGGTGGTCTGCTGCCGGATCTCGACGTCGCCGCGAGCGATCTTCCGGGCGCGCTCGGAGCCGCCGTACGGGGCGACCTGGCCGCCCGGCTCCAGCGGCTCGCGGAGCTGCTCGTCGCGCCGATCCTCGAGCAGGTCGGTGACCGCGCGGTCGTGCTCACTCCCTCCGCCGTGCTGGCCGCGGTGCCGTGGACGTTGCTGCCCGGCTTCACCGGTCGCCCGGTCACCGTCGCCCAGAGCGCCACGGCCTGGCTGGCCCGCGCCGACACCCCGCTACGCACCGCGTCGGCCGGGTTCGTCGCCGGCCCACGAGTCATGCGGGCCGCCGACGAGGTCGCCCAGAGCGCCACCGCGTGGTCCGACGCGCACACCCTCACGGGCGCGGACGCCACCGCGACCGCCGTCTCCACGCTGGCGGCCGAGGTCGACGTGCTCCACCTCGCCGCCCACGGCCACCACTCCGCCGACAACCCGCTCTTCTCCGGCCTCGAGCTCGCCGACGGCACCTGGTTCGGCTACGACATCGATGGCCTCGCCGCCGTCCCCGACGTCGTGCTCCTCTCCGCCTGCGAGGTCGGCCGGTCGAACGTACGCTGGGGCGAGGAGCTGATCGGCCTCGTCAGCGCCTGGCTCCATGCCGGCGCCCGCGCCGTGATCGCCTCGCCCGCAGTGGTTGCCGACGAGGCAGCGTACGACGTCTTCAGCCGTCTCCACGGCGCCCTCGCGAAGGGGCTCGCCCCCGCCGAGGCCCTCGCCGAGTCTCTCCCCGCTGCCACCGCCGACGCACCTCCGGCCCCGTTCGTCTGCTTCTCGTAA
- a CDS encoding ATP-binding protein: MVKVNQSPIGRIVPRHAESRLVEALSDTRVVLVNGARQAGKSTLVAQVARDRDMAWYSFDSPDTLNGARRDPVEFVNLAPRMVIDEVQRNPEVLLPIKELVDREFVPGRFLLTGSARVLGLQNLPDTLVGRMETITLWPLSQGEIDDAPDGFVDAILDPDTEIRHDSDLARRDYVERVVRGGFPEAVAREGRRRRSFHDAYVADLINRDVVQLSEIQHGREMRRLLNLVAARSGQLLQPAKLAALLQISRSTVEHYLALMEEVFLIRQIPAWARNTTTRTVRTPKVALVDSGVAAAVLRQNPDALARQDGELGGLLEGFVAMELARQLTWSESGAEMYHYRTKDNVEVDIVLETPAFEIVGIEIKATSTPRAEDFRGLRHLQERTGDDFLGGYLLHTGPRTISFGPKLRAVPISALWETAAPGA; encoded by the coding sequence ATGGTGAAGGTAAATCAGTCTCCGATCGGACGCATCGTCCCGCGTCATGCGGAGAGCAGGCTGGTCGAGGCTCTTTCCGACACCAGGGTGGTACTCGTCAACGGCGCCCGCCAAGCAGGCAAGAGCACGCTCGTTGCCCAGGTCGCGAGGGACCGCGACATGGCGTGGTACTCCTTCGACAGCCCGGACACCCTCAACGGCGCCCGCCGCGACCCGGTCGAGTTCGTCAATCTGGCGCCGAGGATGGTGATCGACGAGGTCCAGCGCAATCCGGAGGTGCTGCTGCCGATCAAGGAGCTGGTCGACCGTGAGTTCGTACCCGGACGGTTCCTGCTCACGGGCTCCGCCCGCGTGCTCGGCCTCCAGAACCTCCCCGACACGCTGGTCGGTCGGATGGAGACGATCACGCTGTGGCCGTTGTCCCAGGGCGAGATCGACGACGCCCCGGACGGCTTCGTCGACGCCATCCTCGACCCTGACACCGAGATCCGCCACGACTCCGACCTGGCCCGTCGCGACTACGTCGAGCGCGTCGTACGCGGTGGTTTCCCTGAAGCCGTCGCGCGGGAGGGGCGCCGTAGGCGCAGCTTCCACGATGCGTACGTCGCCGACCTGATCAACCGCGATGTGGTCCAGCTTTCGGAGATCCAGCATGGCCGGGAGATGCGCCGACTCCTCAACCTCGTCGCAGCGCGTTCCGGGCAGCTCCTCCAGCCTGCCAAGCTTGCTGCTCTGCTCCAGATCTCGCGGTCGACGGTGGAGCACTATCTCGCGCTGATGGAGGAGGTCTTCCTCATCCGCCAGATCCCTGCGTGGGCACGCAACACCACCACTCGGACCGTACGAACCCCGAAGGTCGCCTTGGTCGACTCCGGCGTCGCCGCCGCGGTCCTACGCCAGAACCCTGATGCGCTCGCCCGCCAGGACGGTGAGCTCGGCGGACTCCTGGAAGGATTCGTGGCCATGGAGCTCGCCCGCCAGTTGACCTGGTCCGAGTCTGGCGCGGAGATGTACCACTACCGCACCAAGGACAACGTCGAGGTCGACATCGTCCTGGAGACTCCGGCTTTCGAGATCGTCGGCATCGAGATCAAGGCCACCTCCACGCCACGCGCAGAAGACTTCCGCGGCCTCCGACACCTCCAGGAACGCACCGGCGACGACTTCCTCGGCGGCTACCTCTTGCACACCGGACCTCGCACGATCTCGTTCGGGCCCAAGCTTCGGGCCGTGCCCATCAGCGCACTCTGGGAGACAGCTGCACCCGGCGCCTGA